One genomic region from Anopheles bellator chromosome 2, idAnoBellAS_SP24_06.2, whole genome shotgun sequence encodes:
- the LOC131207288 gene encoding N-glycosylase/DNA lyase has translation MTTPGWRSVSCECKQLQLKATLLGGQSFRWKPHEPSSDVVDAEFIGVFANIVWILRQTEHELQFRVVAEQPYPSASDRQTTDSSGDETPKVIAQVRMKLPEPKEQAINGELLYPASYYEQLLRIYFRLDVDLEQHYRQWTECHEHFANSAHQFYAVRQLDQDPVENLFSFICSQNNHITRISDLVEKLCIHYGAPIGKYAGTSYWSFPSITALADVSVEAKLRELGFGYRAKYIQRSAEKILSLGGLDWFRRLTELDYKSAHRELVTLPGVGPKVADCICLMSLNHLQAIPVDTHVFQLAKHYLPGLGAKAQTVTDKQYVLVADKFREIYGPCAGWAQTVLFCSDLRQFKERNGQTSPDSGKQVPEKKHKKTK, from the exons ATGACCACCCCCGGATGGCGATCGGTTTCTTGTGAATGCAAGCAATTGCAACTTAAAGCCACCCTGCTAGGTGGCCAAAGCTTTCG CTGGAAACCTCATGAACCGTCATCGGATGTGGTGGACGCAGAGTTTATCGGTGTTTTTGCCAATATTGTATGGATTCTACGCCAAACAGAGCACGAGCTGCAGTTCCGTGTAGTGGCGGAGCAGCCGTATCCGAGTGCTTCGGACAGACAAACGACCGATTCCTCGGGGGATGAGACCCCGAAAGTAATTGCCCAGGTGCGCATGAAGTTGCCAGAACCGAAGGAACAAGCAATAAACGGCGAATTGTTGTATCCAGCATCGTACTATGAGCAGCTGCTGCGAATCTACTTTCGGCTCGATGTCGATCTTGAGCAGCATTACCGACAGTGGACGGAATGCCACGAACACTTTGCCAACAGCGCACACCAGTTCTACGCCGTGCGCCAGCTGGATCAGGATCCGGTTGAGAATCTGTTCAGCTTCATTTGCTCCCAGAACAACCACATCACGCG AATCTCCGATCTGGTCGAGAAACTTTGCATACACTATGGAGCGCCTATTGGCAAGTACGCCGGCACCTCCTACTGGAGTTTCCCGTCTATCACTGCCCTGGCTGACGTATCGGTGGAAGCGAAGCTCCGGGAGCTAGGGTTCGGGTATCGCGCCAAGTACATTCAACGGTCGGCGGAAAAGATCCTTTCGCTCGGGGGCCTTGATTGGTTCCGGCGGCTCACTGAGCTGGACTACAAATCGGCCCACCGGGAGCTAGTGACACTTCCGGGAGTCGGGCCGAAGGTGGCCGATTGCATTTGCCTGATGTCGTTGAACCACCTTCAGGCCATCCCGGTCGATACACACGTATTTCAGCTGGCCAAACACTATCTGCCCGGGCTGGGGGCCAAAGCGCAGACCGTCACAGACAAACAGTACGTGCTGGTGGCGGACAAATTTCGCGAAATTTACGGACCCTGCGCAGGTTGGGCACAAACGGTGCTGTTCTGTTCCGATCTTCGCCAGTTCAAGGAACGCAACGGGCAAACCTCACCCGACAGTGGGAAGCAAGTTCCGGAGAAGAAACACAAGAAGACTAAGTGA
- the LOC131210416 gene encoding period circadian protein: protein MSATGMENSEGAESTHNTKVSDSAYSNSCSNSQSQRSGSSKSRHSGSNSSGSSGYGGKASTQASSIAPLPQPAIKRTKEKDRKKKKLKTSTDGNGVCGGAPSSTSTVGGGVTTTTIGPLSTGNAGAGEDDGQGSSVGPVPATTVSAGVSSVSSTNTEPCDGGAAEGANGNSAVQQMNHEPSGAMSTGTTVRSSPSDGALDEEMKAAAVAAVVSAQHMSEEQGKGDGQQTAQDRRSSVAAFGMHSTAKLSHSILPGPATLPAGVASIVNSIAAGEAIKHRGCQRHGPSAELPGRSGGGLLMRDKQQDTSTQHGAQRQQHLHPSLQKHASAQDKASQDNLHHHHQHQHQQQGQALQQQHQSAPQQQQQSNTPRTNKPEVEDGFCCVISMHDGVVLFTTPSITHSLGFPKDMWLGRSFIDFVHPKDRSTFASQITSKVVVPLGESKSGQKDQKNSLYVMLRKYRGLKSAGFGVTKTSVNYEPYRLVLTFREAPVENADLVSGRSILLIISATPVKSVYREPNEALCERELKFSTRHTTSGVLSYVDGNSVESIGYLPQDILGRSIMELYHPDDMPILRKTYETVMVKGQTAGASFVGQPYRFLVNNGCYIVLSTEWTSFVNPWSRELEFVIGSHRILQGPSTADVFASGFYAQDQCPDEVLKEAKMIEEQILRLLKEPVAKPSDMVKQEVSKRCKALASFMEELMDEVAQPELKLNLLNESDFTFSERDSVMLGEISPHHEYFDSKSSSETPPSYNQLNYNENLQRFFDSRPAMNIEESPVRMDSSGGGTNTETIDDQTHVSPNQRFSASGGGGSGGSAGNFSSESNAQMDSTTNTTSNTGGTGTGTSSGGGSFQPPTLTEELLCKHNEDMQKVMLKKHREARMVARGTEKNKKGPPDKAYATNAPHGVKRGSSHSWEGDPHKAIKHQHNPDASGGGCGGGTQHQKGPVASQALQQQLLIQQQHQQQHQLQQRHHHSSHGLLLQPPPMLQQHSSSALHQHAQHTPQHQYLQQPLLQQPPQQPTLGGHQPYLAEAMGNGAALRQPTMGYGSSITTTALNAPQMSYATHTAGRTGDLWPPFSVSVSALQGSAGATSLMPSPSIFPTLYYIPAAAAAAAAAVTPPSAVSTAATVNPVTVPYMAAGVMYPHPQLYQQSMLYPPMMYHAMPYQPLPPPCDTRNQQHQQQQQQHQQQRHQQQQQQQQQQRQQLQSDKQQPGGSVPSGPLRSGSGQQQQQQSLDGAPGSSGPGGLVGAGGGNKCPGHHTVPPSAGSGSLSQTPFQRPSSQATSVKAEPGSALGSIASTSIVVNRAFSESSKKDLIDSPVISIVDCADCALDEVLEKHGGAGARGAGNGSSVGAGRLLAGEKGTNRDSRTDGGRREVGCAVVGLCENSDDMDESSFSSFYSSFLKTDNSSDGHNGADKKDSSEMCWETSSNHGLSAIGDTAGDTVPGCSPEEGGACARSKNSGDGIVARPANAGIGCRAKRRPNPPWLDNVCQTKDLIYRYQINERSLKELLASDSLALKKISQPILVNDQLGQLYLDLELEGLSAKLSLSEATSGSSSDDCDVKDKTRVAKRNMKYSKLVMIYEENAPFPPPPNEP, encoded by the exons ATGTCCGCCACCGGAATGGAAAACTCGGAGGGGGCCGAATCGACGCACAACACCAAGGTGTCCGATTCTGCTTACTCcaacagctgcagcaacagtcAGTCACAGAGAAG CGGGAGCTCAAAATCACGCCATAGTGGCAGCAACTCGTCCGGTAGCAGTGGCTACGGCGGCAAGGCGTCAACCCaggccagcagcatcgcccCGCTGCCGCAGCCGGCCATCAAGCGCACAAAGGAGAAGGaccgcaagaagaagaagctaaAGACGTCCACGGATGGCAATGGGGTCTGCGGCGGTGCACCATCCTCGACATCGACGGTCGGTGGAGGGGTCACCACAACCACGATCGGTCCACTATCTACCGGGAACGCAGGTGCGGGTGAAGACGACGGCCAAGGATCGTCGGTTGGGCCAGTACCGGCGACTACGGTGTCGGCGGGTGTGTCGTCCGTCTCCAGCACCAACACCGAGCCGTGTGACGGTGGCGCAGCTGAAGGGGCGAACGGAAATTCAGCGGTCCAGCAAATGAACCATGAGCCCTCGGGGGCCATGTCGACAGGAACAACGGTCCGTAGCAGCCCGAGTGACGGGGCGTTAGACGAGGAGATGAAAGCGGCCGCAGTCGCCGCTGTGGTTTCAGCCCAGCACATGAGCGAAGAGCAAG GCAAGGGAGATGGTCAGCAAACTGCACAGGATCGGCGATCGTCGGTCGCTGCGTTCGGAATGCACTCCACTGCAAAACTTTCCCATAGCAttctgcccggcccggctacACTGCCGGCCGGGGTGGCTTCAATCGTCAACTCGATCGCGGCCGGTGAAGCCATCAAGCATCGGGGCTGCCAACGGCACGGCCCATCGGCGGAGCTCCCGGGACGGAGTGGCGGTGGGCTATTGATGCGGGACAAGCAGCAGGACACGAGTACACAGCACGGGGCACAGAGACAGCAGCATCTTCACCCATCGCTCCAGAAACACGCGTCGGCCCAAGACAAAGCGTCTCAGGATAAccttcatcaccaccatcagcatcagcatcagcagcagggaCAAgcacttcagcagcagcaccagtcggctccccagcagcagcagcaatcaaaCACTCCACGAACCAACAAACCGGAAGTGGAGGATGGATTCTGTTGCGTGATCTCGATGCACGACGGTGTGGTGCTGTTTACGACGCCCAGCATCACGCACAGTCTCGGCTTCCCGAAGGACATGtggctcggtcggtcgttcaTCGACTTCGTCCACCCGAAGGATCGGTCCACGTTCGCGAGCCAGATCACGTCGAAGGTGGTGGTACCGTTGGGCGAGtcgaaaagtggccaaaagGACCAGAAGAACTCGCTGTACGTGATGCTGCGCAAGTACCGGGGCCTCAAGTCGGCCGGGTTCGGCGTCACGAAGACGTCGGTCAACTACGAGCCTTACCGGCTGGTGCTGACGTTCCGCGAGGCACCGGTCGAGAACGCGGACCTGGTGAGCGGCCGCAGCATCCTGCTGATCATCTCGGCCACCCCGGTCAAGAGTGTGTACCGCGAGCCGAACGAAGCGCTGTGCGAGCGCGAGCTGAAGTTCAGCACCCGCCACACGACGTCCGGTGTGCTGAGCTACGTCGACGGGAACTCGGTCGAGTCGATCGGCTACCTGCCGCAGGACATTCTGGGCCGCTCGATCATGGAGCTGTACCACCCGGACGATATGCCGATACTGCGCAAAACGTACGAAACGGTGATGGTGAAGGGCCAGACGGCGGGCGCCTCGTTCGTGGGCCAACCGTACCGCTTCCTGGTCAACAACGGGTGCTACATTGTGCTCAGCACCGAGTGGACCAGCTTCGTGAACCCCTGGTCGCGCGAGCTAGAGTTCGTGATCGGGAGCCACCGGATTTTGCAGGGCCCGTCGACGGCGGACGTGTTCGCGTCCGGCTTCTACGCGCAGGACCAGTGCCCGGACGAGGTGCTGAAGGAGGCGAAGATGATCGAGGAGCAGATCCTGCGGCTGCTGAaggaaccggtggccaaaccgtCCGACATGGTGAAACAGGAGGTGTCGAAGCGCTGCAAGGCGCTCGCCTCGTTCATGGAGGAGCTGATGGACGAAGTGGCCCAACCGGAGCTGAAGCTGAATCTGTTGAACGAATCAGACTTTACCTTCTCCGAGCGGGATTCGGTGATGCTGGGCGAAATCTCGCCGCACCACGAGTACTTTGACAGCAAGAGTTCCTCGGAAACGCCGCCGAGCTACAACCAGCTCAATTACAATGAGAACTTACAGCGGTTCTTCGACAGTCGCCCGGCGATGAACATCGAGGAGTCGCCGGTCCGGATGGACTcgtccggtggcggcaccaACACGGAGACGATCGACGACCAGACGCACGTCAGCCCGAACCAGCGTTTCAGTgcaagcggcggcggcggcagcggtgggtCGGCCGGAAATTTTAGCTCCGAAAGCAACGCTCAGATGGACAGCACGACCAACACGACCAGCAACACTGGCGGCACCGGGACGGGCACCTcgagcggtggcggcagcTTCCAGCCGCCGACCCTGACCGAGGAGCTGCTCTGCAAGCACAACGAGGACATGCAGAAGGTGATGCTGAAGAAGCACCGGGAGGCCCGCATGGTGGCGCGCGGTACCGAGAAGAACAAGAAAGGACCGCCGGACAAAGCGTACGCCACGAATGCGCCGCACGGCGTCAAGCGCGGCTCGTCCCACTCCTGGGAGGGTGACCCGCACAAGGCGATCAAACATCAGCACAATCCGGACGCgtccggcggtggctgcggtggaGGGACTCAGCATCAGAAGGGACCCGTGGCTTCGCAggccctgcagcagcagcttctgatccagcagcaacatcaacagcagcatcagctgcagcaacgGCATCACCATTCGAGCCATGGCCTCTTGCTGCAGCCACCACCAATGCTGCAACAGCACTCGTCCTCGGCGCTGCATCAGCACGCACAACATACGCCGCAGCATCAGTATCTGCAGCAGCCGTTGCTCCAGCAACCGCCACAGCAACCCACGCTCGGGGGCCATCAACCGTACCTGGCCGAAGCGATGGGCAACGGGGCAGCACTGCGGCAGCCGACGATGGGCTACGGGTCCAGCATAACCACGACCGCCTTGAACGCCCCCCAGATGAGCTATGCCACGCACACCGCGGGCCGCACCGGTGAcctgtggccaccgtttaGCGTGAGCGTATCGGCGCTGCAGGGCTCCGCAGGGGCCACCAGCTTGATGCCGTCGCCCAGCATCTTTCCTACGCTCTACTACATTCCGgccgcagctgctgcagcggcagccgccgtAACTCCGCCATCGGCAGTCTCGACAGCAGCCACCGTCAATCCGGTCACGGTACCGTACATGGCGGCCGGCGTGATGTACCCACATCCACAGCTTTACCAGCAGTCGATGCTCTATCCTCCGATGATGTACCACGCGATGCCGTACCAACCATTGCCACCGCCCTGTGACACACGAAAC caacaacatcaacagcagcagcaacagcaccaacaacaacggcaccagcagcaacaacagcagcagcaacagcaacgacaGCAGCTCCAGTCCGATAAGCAACAACCGGGCGGGAGTGTTCCAAGCGGCCCATTaagatccggttccggacagcagcagcagcaacaatcgcTAGACGGTGCACCGGGCTCTTCGGGCCCTGGTGGCCTTGTCGGAGCTGGGGGCGGCAACAAGTGCCCCGGACACCATacggtgccaccgtcggccggcagTGGCTCACTGTCGCAAACACCCTTCCAGCGGCCCTCGTCACAGGCGACGTCGGTTAAGGCCGAGCCCGGTTCGGCCCTGGGCAGCATCGCGTCCACGTCGATCGTCGTCAATCGG GCATTCTCGGAGTCATCGAAGAAGGACCTCATCGACTCGCCGGTCATCTCGATCGTGGACTGTGCCGACTGTGCCCTGGACGAGGTACTCGAGAAGCACGGCGGCGCTGGTGCCCGAGGTGCTGGCAACGGTTCTTCCGTCGGCGCTGGCCGCCTTTTGGCTGGGGAGAAGGGCACGAATCGTGATAGCCGAACGGATGGCGGACGGCGAGAAGTTGGCTGTGCGGTCGTGGGACTGTGCGAAAACAGTGACGATATGGACGAGTCCAGCTTTTCCAGCTTCTACTCGAGCTTCCTGAAGACGGACAACTCGTCCGATGGGCACAACGGGGCGGACAAGAAGGACTCGAGCGAGATGTGCTGGGAAACGAGCTCCAACCATGGGCTCAGTGCGATCGGCGATACGGCCGGCGACACCGTGCCAGGGTGCAGCCCCGAGGAGGGTGGTGCCTGTGCGCGCAGCAAAAACAGTGGTGATGGCATCGTCGCACGGCCCGCTAACGCAGGAATCGGCTGCCGAGCGAAACGGCGCCCGAACCCGCCCTGGCTGGATAACGTTTGCCAGACGAAGGACCTCATCTACCGGTACCAGATCAACGAGCGGTCGCTCAAGGAACTGCTCGCTTCGGACAGTTTGGCGCTGAAGAAGATCAGCCAG CCAATCCTGGTAAATGATCAGCTCGGTCAGTTGTACCTCGACCTCGAGCTGGAGGGACTCTCGGCGAAGCTGTCTCTCAGCGAGGCAACGTCCGGGAGCAGCAGCGACGACTGCGACGTGAAGGACAAAACCAGGGTGGCCAAGCGCAACATGAAGTACAGCAAGCTGGTGATGATCTACGAGGAAAACGCCCCgtttccgccgccaccgaacgaaccgtGA